The Corticium candelabrum chromosome 17, ooCorCand1.1, whole genome shotgun sequence genome has a segment encoding these proteins:
- the LOC134192704 gene encoding tubulin-folding cofactor B-like, producing the protein MDSTSHELILLNVTSSVTSFTSERRFGNDTLIAALKGKLELITGATARYMTLELYDKDNKLVKVLENDDETLKSYKVTNGMRIHVVDKDPAHTVGDFEDLSKVEKYEMSDDAYAKREDSVRSFKQRMKMGRFADQNPEKMKEKADKERTEKEAAKGIAVGSRCEVRVSGSGARRGTVAFVGETDFKPGIWVGMKYDEPVGKNDGSVGGKRYFSCEPKYGGFVKPSVVVVGDFPEEDIDVSDDEV; encoded by the coding sequence ATGGATTCAACAAGCCATGAGTTGATTTTGTTGAATGTAACAAGTTCTGTGACATCCTTTACGTCTGAGAGACGTTTTGGTAACGACACGCTAATTGCTGCGCTGAAAGGCAAGTTGGAGCTTATAACTGGCGCAACTGCGCGCTATATGACTCTAGAACTTTatgacaaagacaacaaactgGTGAAAGTACTTGAAAATGATGATGAAACGTTGAAATCGTACAAAGTAACTAACGGCATGAGAATTCACGTTGTTGACAAGGACCCGGCGCACACGGTCGGGGACTTCGAGGATTTGAGCAAAGTTGAAAAGTATGAAATGTCTGATGATGCATACGCGAAACGAGAAGACTCAGTAAGGTCGTTCAAGCAGAGAATGAAAATGGGCAGATTTGCTGATCAGAATCCAGAGAAAATGAAAGAGAAAGCAGACAAGGAACGAACAGAAAAGGAGGCAGCCAAGGGCATTGCTGTCGGTTCTAGGTGTGAGGTACGTGTATCAGGTAGTGGAGCTAGAAGAGGGACGGTAGCTTTCGTAGGCGAAACGGATTTTAAGCCCGGAATTTGGGTTGGAATGAAATACGATGAACCAGTGGGAAAGAATGACGGCAGTGTTGGTGGTAAAAGGTACTTTAGCTGCGAACCAAAATATGGAGGTTTTGTAAAGCCATCTGTTGTGGTTGTTGGAGACTTTCCAGAGGAAGACATTGATGTTAGTGACGATGAGGTATGA